One window of Sulfurospirillum sp. 1612 genomic DNA carries:
- a CDS encoding FtsK/SpoIIIE family DNA translocase, whose product MVFLGLSTVLGDTSIVGLYGAALGGENYKLFGYLSYVYPFLFIVLAYFIYKNSVFDTRRIEIYLASILLFLALLMIQSVVIDGNGYIGYSITQSIIAYIGIAGVWICIIAITALSVVMLFDLRFDEILLSLKKDHDSDSEAEQDDDSQYFEVQEVHENKEVHESQEANEKKQTKEEVSEERQTSHDDLAQTESETTPDTSTTASPSIVKKSEILNEVEENKKLLDEIEKGRVDKPKNYELPSLRFLANPPKRNHHINESEIDQKISNLLDKLKRFKIDGDVVRTYSGPVVTTFEFKPAPHIKVSKILTLQDDLAMALKAKTIRIQAPIPGKDVVGIEVPNKSIETIYLKEILESDIFKKSSSPLTIALGKDIVGNPFVTDLKKLPHLLIAGTTGSGKSVGINAMLLSLLYRNSPDTLKLLMIDPKMLEFSIYNDIPHLLTPVITKPKHAIVALSNMVNEMERRYKILTQSRTKNIENYNEKVKKHGGAPLPYIVVIIDELADLMMTSGKEVEFYISRLAQMARASGIHLLVATQRPSVDVVTGLIKANLPSRISFKVGQKIDSKVILDASGADSLLGRGDMLFTPPSTSGLIRLHAPYASEEEIERVVEYLKKQRKVEYDDNFLKEEESNFSGSSIANEDIDELFEDAKNIVINEKKCSISYIQRRLQIGYNRAARIVEQLEATGILSSVNSKGQREIL is encoded by the coding sequence TTGGTTTTTTTAGGGCTCTCCACGGTACTTGGTGATACATCAATCGTCGGCTTATATGGTGCTGCATTGGGGGGTGAGAATTATAAATTATTTGGTTATTTGTCTTATGTTTATCCGTTTTTATTTATCGTTTTAGCATATTTTATCTATAAAAATTCTGTCTTTGATACGCGTAGAATAGAGATTTATTTAGCTTCAATCCTTCTATTTTTGGCACTCTTAATGATTCAATCTGTTGTGATTGATGGCAATGGTTATATTGGGTACTCTATCACGCAGTCTATTATCGCATATATTGGTATTGCTGGTGTTTGGATTTGTATCATTGCGATTACTGCTTTGAGCGTGGTGATGTTATTTGATTTGAGATTTGATGAGATACTGTTATCACTAAAAAAAGATCATGATAGTGATAGTGAAGCAGAACAAGATGATGATTCTCAATATTTTGAAGTGCAAGAAGTCCATGAGAACAAAGAAGTCCACGAGAGCCAAGAAGCCAATGAAAAGAAGCAAACAAAAGAAGAAGTGAGCGAAGAGAGACAAACCTCTCATGATGACTTAGCACAAACGGAGAGTGAAACGACACCCGATACATCTACCACTGCGTCACCGTCAATCGTGAAAAAATCCGAAATATTAAATGAAGTAGAAGAGAACAAAAAATTATTAGATGAAATTGAAAAGGGCAGGGTAGATAAGCCTAAAAATTATGAATTGCCTTCGTTGCGGTTTTTAGCCAATCCTCCAAAGAGAAATCACCATATTAATGAAAGTGAAATTGACCAAAAAATCTCAAATTTGCTCGATAAACTCAAACGATTTAAGATTGATGGCGATGTGGTGAGGACCTACTCAGGTCCTGTGGTGACTACATTTGAATTCAAACCCGCTCCGCACATCAAAGTGTCAAAAATTTTAACACTACAAGATGATTTGGCGATGGCATTAAAAGCCAAAACCATCCGTATCCAAGCGCCTATCCCTGGTAAAGATGTTGTCGGTATCGAAGTGCCCAATAAGAGCATCGAGACCATTTATCTCAAAGAAATTTTAGAAAGTGATATCTTCAAAAAATCATCTTCCCCTTTGACGATTGCATTGGGTAAGGATATTGTGGGCAATCCTTTTGTGACCGATCTCAAAAAACTCCCGCATCTATTAATCGCCGGTACGACAGGGAGCGGAAAAAGTGTGGGGATTAATGCCATGCTACTCTCTTTGTTATATAGAAATTCTCCTGATACCCTGAAACTCCTCATGATTGATCCTAAGATGTTGGAATTTTCGATATACAATGACATTCCCCATCTTCTCACTCCCGTCATCACCAAACCAAAACATGCCATAGTCGCACTCTCTAATATGGTCAATGAGATGGAGAGACGTTATAAAATTCTCACCCAATCGCGCACTAAAAACATCGAAAATTATAATGAAAAAGTCAAAAAGCATGGTGGGGCACCACTGCCTTATATTGTGGTAATTATTGATGAATTGGCAGATTTGATGATGACCAGTGGTAAAGAGGTTGAATTTTATATTTCACGACTGGCACAAATGGCACGTGCTAGTGGCATTCATCTACTGGTTGCGACACAACGCCCTTCGGTGGATGTTGTTACCGGATTAATCAAAGCCAATCTTCCCTCACGTATTAGTTTCAAAGTGGGACAAAAGATTGATAGTAAAGTGATTTTAGATGCGAGTGGTGCGGACTCTTTACTCGGGCGTGGGGATATGCTTTTTACGCCACCATCGACTTCAGGACTCATACGACTCCACGCCCCTTATGCCAGTGAAGAAGAGATTGAAAGAGTTGTAGAATATCTGAAAAAACAGCGTAAAGTCGAATATGATGATAATTTTCTCAAAGAAGAAGAGAGCAATTTTAGTGGTAGTAGTATTGCCAATGAAGATATTGATGAACTTTTTGAAGATGCGAAAAATATTGTCATCAATGAAAAAAAATGTTCTATCAGTTATATTCAAAGAAGATTGCAAATCGGCTATAATCGTGCGGCGAGAATTGTCGAGCAATTAGAAGCGACTGGGATATTATCATCAGTTAACTCCAAAGGACAGAGAGAAATTTTATAA
- a CDS encoding flagellin N-terminal helical domain-containing protein, protein MRITNSLFYLNTVANYQNSMKNLYDVNNQISSGTKIQDSYQDSGIYSETMRLDSELSTLQQVQDSSSKAQTFANNTDASMNQMTDALTQFKTKLIKAASSVNSTTSLNAIANDLQSLRDSMVSIANTSINGQFLFSGSALNVKPISTDGTYNGNGNDLNAVIGSEVKLPYNIDGQSLFLGKDSDYSKIVSTNVKMYNQTTEANSAEQVALQSSDSIQDMVGGDATTNGTPVFYLSGRKPDGETFNTKFEVSTTSKVSDLLDKIGTAYGNTTDNEIVNVSMNDYGQIEVKDLQKGNTLLQMNLFGAIDRSAGAGNTGGADQNDIDNLSSQPNVEIISFLKSNFSSSDTALSDASNYSIRGFEKDGDQLSANVSQFVKSTGDYATASTKLSDVAGSASLDGKQFLLTGTNINGTSFNVQVDLSSTGSTFSLDGGTTNYTLFDANGNATPADEVTYQQLNDVVSMVTSNTLPTSNTATDYNTAVASAQQSVSVTLDNQGKMQIKDNNNSASKIDFTMYDSDANNFDGTTAPAMTFMANDAITVDEPNVSMFQQLDAMIAAVREGNFTMDSTASDPRNTGIQNAMLQLDHISDHVDKMHTKIGTYSNALQSANERASFLSLNVTKVKSSIADVDIAEAYMNFTQISNNYQAMLSTVAKINSMSLLNYM, encoded by the coding sequence ATGAGGATTACAAATTCACTTTTTTATTTAAATACGGTGGCAAACTATCAAAATAGCATGAAAAACTTATATGATGTCAACAATCAAATCTCTTCAGGGACAAAGATTCAAGACAGTTATCAAGATAGTGGCATTTACTCAGAAACGATGCGATTAGATAGTGAACTCTCTACTTTGCAACAAGTTCAAGATAGCAGTTCAAAAGCGCAAACTTTTGCCAATAATACAGATGCGTCGATGAATCAGATGACAGATGCGCTGACACAGTTTAAAACCAAACTTATCAAAGCAGCCAGTAGCGTGAATTCAACAACTAGCTTGAATGCAATTGCCAATGATTTACAATCGCTACGTGATAGTATGGTCAGTATCGCGAATACCTCGATTAATGGGCAGTTTTTATTTTCAGGCTCAGCACTTAATGTAAAGCCAATTAGCACTGATGGCACATACAATGGTAATGGCAATGATTTAAATGCCGTGATAGGCTCAGAAGTAAAGTTGCCTTATAACATAGATGGACAATCTCTTTTTTTAGGCAAAGATAGTGATTATTCCAAAATAGTCTCTACCAATGTGAAGATGTACAATCAAACGACTGAAGCTAATAGTGCAGAGCAAGTGGCGCTACAATCAAGCGATAGTATCCAAGATATGGTGGGTGGCGATGCCACTACTAATGGAACACCTGTATTTTATCTCTCAGGAAGAAAGCCAGATGGCGAGACTTTTAATACGAAATTTGAAGTCAGTACGACATCAAAAGTCTCAGATCTCTTAGATAAAATTGGCACGGCTTATGGCAACACAACCGATAATGAGATTGTCAATGTTAGTATGAATGATTATGGTCAAATCGAAGTCAAAGATTTACAAAAAGGCAATACCTTGCTTCAAATGAACCTCTTTGGTGCTATCGATAGGAGTGCAGGGGCGGGAAATACAGGGGGAGCCGATCAAAATGATATTGATAATCTCTCATCTCAGCCAAATGTAGAAATCATCTCTTTTTTAAAGAGCAATTTTTCTAGTTCTGATACCGCGTTGAGTGATGCTTCTAACTACTCCATTCGAGGATTTGAAAAAGATGGGGATCAATTGAGTGCTAATGTCTCGCAATTTGTCAAATCTACTGGCGATTATGCCACGGCTTCGACAAAACTCTCAGACGTAGCAGGCTCTGCTTCACTTGATGGAAAACAGTTTCTATTAACAGGTACTAATATCAATGGTACATCTTTTAATGTACAAGTTGATCTCAGCTCAACAGGTTCAACTTTTTCACTCGATGGCGGCACGACCAATTACACACTCTTTGATGCCAATGGTAATGCAACGCCTGCAGATGAAGTGACCTACCAACAACTCAACGATGTCGTGAGTATGGTGACATCAAATACATTGCCGACAAGCAATACCGCGACAGATTATAACACCGCAGTCGCAAGTGCACAACAAAGTGTCAGTGTGACACTTGATAATCAAGGCAAGATGCAAATCAAAGACAATAATAACTCAGCATCCAAAATTGATTTTACGATGTATGATAGTGATGCCAATAACTTTGATGGTACAACCGCTCCAGCTATGACGTTCATGGCCAATGATGCAATTACTGTCGATGAACCGAATGTCAGTATGTTTCAACAACTTGATGCGATGATTGCCGCTGTGAGAGAGGGTAATTTCACTATGGATTCCACGGCATCAGACCCTCGCAATACCGGTATTCAAAATGCAATGTTACAACTTGATCATATCAGTGACCATGTGGACAAAATGCATACTAAAATCGGGACCTATTCCAATGCCTTACAAAGTGCTAATGAGCGGGCGAGTTTCCTCAGTCTCAATGTCACAAAAGTAAAAAGTTCAATAGCTGATGTTGATATTGCGGAGGCTTACATGAACTTTACTCAAATTAGTAATAATTACCAAGCCATGCTCTCTACTGTGGCCAAAATAAATTCTATGTCCTTATTGAATTATATGTAA
- a CDS encoding HU family DNA-binding protein: MKKAEFVQAVSEKAELSKKDTQKVLDAAIEAIEEALVAGKNVSFIGFGTFSTAKRAARKARVPGTDKVVDVAATTAVKFKVGKKLKDSVAKS, from the coding sequence ATGAAAAAAGCAGAATTTGTACAAGCTGTTTCAGAAAAAGCGGAGCTTTCAAAAAAAGACACTCAAAAAGTTCTTGATGCGGCCATAGAAGCGATAGAAGAAGCATTGGTTGCAGGTAAGAATGTGAGTTTTATTGGTTTTGGTACTTTTAGTACTGCAAAAAGAGCAGCAAGAAAAGCAAGAGTTCCTGGAACTGACAAAGTTGTCGATGTCGCAGCAACTACTGCAGTAAAATTCAAAGTGGGTAAAAAACTTAAAGATTCAGTAGCAAAATCTTAA
- a CDS encoding TraR/DksA family transcriptional regulator, with protein MTSVQKDTLKTIVTQLYKDITEEIKELEEKTQPIAPDCSLGRLTRLDAMQEKSINESILAKARIRLKKIQFTLDKIDHEDYGLCTICEEEIPYERLCVMPESTICVTCANERDKS; from the coding sequence ATGACATCTGTACAAAAAGATACGCTCAAAACCATTGTAACGCAATTATATAAGGATATTACAGAAGAGATAAAAGAGTTGGAAGAAAAGACCCAACCCATCGCACCGGATTGTTCTTTGGGGCGTTTAACCAGATTGGATGCGATGCAAGAAAAAAGCATCAATGAGTCCATTTTAGCAAAAGCGAGGATTCGCCTAAAAAAAATCCAATTTACCTTGGATAAAATCGATCATGAGGATTATGGATTGTGTACAATTTGTGAGGAAGAGATACCCTATGAGAGACTTTGCGTCATGCCAGAATCAACGATTTGTGTCACCTGTGCAAATGAACGAGATAAATCATGA
- a CDS encoding carbon-nitrogen hydrolase family protein produces METQLRENIELTFISLDDYEEIKEAMIESYGMLPEAYWRKDQIQTLISKFHDGQIVIKVDGELAGCAFSIIVNHDTFSNHHTYKEITGNFTFNTHNKNGNILYGIDVFVRPKFRGLRLGRRLYDYRKELCENLNLKSIAFGGRIPNYHKYESELSPKQYIEKVKRKEIHDPVLNFQISNDFHPSKILKNYLEGDTESGEFAVLLEWDNIYYEKPSKLTQTKKKIVRLGLIQWQMRPYKNLEELLQQAEYFIDTVSGYRSDFALFPEFFNAPLMAENNHLKEPEAIRKLAEHTHDIVQKFSDFAISYNINIIAGSMPEIQEGHLYNVGYLCRRDGTIDRYEKIHVTPDEEKVWGMQGGNHISTFDTDCGKIGILICYDSEFPELSRLLADEGMDILFVPFLTDTQNGYSRVRYCSQTRAIENECYVAIAGSVGNLPNVHNMDMQFAQSMVFTPCDFAFPTNGIKAEATPNTEMVLIADVDIDLLRELHEFGSVKNLKDRRTDIFELKKIK; encoded by the coding sequence TTGGAAACACAACTAAGAGAAAATATAGAGTTAACTTTTATCAGTCTTGATGATTATGAAGAGATCAAAGAGGCGATGATTGAATCTTATGGTATGCTCCCTGAGGCATATTGGAGAAAAGATCAAATCCAAACGCTCATATCCAAATTTCATGATGGACAAATCGTCATCAAAGTAGATGGTGAGTTGGCAGGATGTGCCTTTTCTATCATCGTCAATCATGATACATTTTCAAATCATCACACATACAAAGAGATTACGGGAAATTTTACGTTTAATACGCACAATAAAAACGGCAATATTCTCTATGGCATTGATGTATTTGTCCGTCCAAAATTTAGAGGATTGCGTCTGGGAAGACGTCTTTATGATTATCGAAAAGAACTCTGTGAAAATCTCAATCTCAAAAGTATTGCTTTTGGAGGACGGATTCCCAACTATCACAAATACGAATCAGAACTCTCACCAAAACAATATATAGAAAAAGTAAAAAGAAAAGAGATTCATGACCCCGTGCTCAACTTTCAAATCTCCAACGATTTCCACCCCTCAAAAATCTTGAAAAATTATCTTGAGGGTGATACCGAATCTGGAGAGTTTGCGGTCTTGCTGGAGTGGGACAATATCTACTACGAAAAGCCGAGTAAACTCACCCAAACCAAGAAAAAAATCGTCCGACTTGGCTTGATTCAATGGCAGATGCGCCCCTATAAAAATTTGGAAGAATTACTACAACAAGCTGAATACTTTATCGATACAGTTTCGGGGTATCGTTCAGATTTCGCTCTTTTTCCTGAGTTTTTTAATGCCCCTTTGATGGCGGAGAATAATCATCTCAAAGAGCCTGAAGCCATACGTAAACTTGCAGAACACACGCATGATATTGTCCAAAAATTCTCCGATTTTGCCATCTCTTACAATATCAATATTATCGCTGGCAGTATGCCTGAAATTCAAGAAGGTCACCTCTACAACGTCGGGTATTTGTGCCGTCGGGATGGTACAATCGACCGGTATGAGAAGATCCATGTCACTCCGGATGAAGAAAAAGTATGGGGCATGCAAGGCGGTAATCATATCAGTACTTTCGATACTGACTGTGGCAAGATTGGTATCCTGATCTGTTATGATTCAGAGTTTCCTGAACTCAGTCGTTTGCTTGCAGATGAGGGGATGGATATCCTCTTTGTCCCTTTTCTCACAGACACGCAAAATGGCTACTCAAGAGTGCGTTATTGTTCTCAAACTCGAGCCATAGAAAATGAGTGCTATGTCGCAATTGCCGGGAGCGTTGGCAATCTCCCCAATGTGCACAATATGGATATGCAATTTGCTCAATCTATGGTCTTTACTCCCTGTGATTTTGCTTTTCCGACCAATGGTATCAAAGCAGAAGCAACGCCAAATACGGAGATGGTTTTGATTGCTGATGTGGATATTGACCTTTTGAGAGAATTACATGAATTTGGCAGTGTGAAAAATCTCAAAGACAGAAGAACAGATATTTTTGAACTCAAAAAAATAAAATGA
- a CDS encoding transporter substrate-binding domain-containing protein produces the protein MLKKVTLVALGLVLSATMSLQAKEQKVLNVGMELAYPPFEMSTKDGKPSGVSVDLAKAIGKSLGRKVVIKNIAWDGLIPSLKTKKIDMIISSMSITKQREKVISFSIPYAQADLAILTNPTSGVKSVEDLNQAGKVVAVKKGTTGNMYAIKYLKKAKILLFDKENTAVLEVIQKRADAFIYDQLTIYREWEKHKKTTVALLKPISKNHGYWGVAMRKNDKELKAKVDAFITQAKKDGTFDKLANKYLKNAKEKFTELNIPFFF, from the coding sequence ATGTTAAAAAAAGTAACGTTGGTGGCACTAGGCCTTGTCCTATCTGCTACAATGTCCTTGCAAGCAAAAGAACAAAAAGTATTAAACGTCGGTATGGAGTTAGCATATCCTCCTTTTGAAATGAGTACCAAAGATGGTAAGCCAAGTGGCGTGAGCGTTGATCTTGCCAAAGCAATCGGAAAATCACTCGGCAGAAAAGTTGTCATCAAAAATATCGCATGGGATGGTTTGATTCCTTCACTCAAAACCAAAAAAATCGATATGATTATCTCATCCATGTCAATTACCAAACAGCGAGAGAAAGTCATCAGCTTTTCTATCCCTTATGCTCAAGCAGACCTTGCAATCTTGACCAATCCAACTTCGGGTGTCAAAAGTGTCGAAGATCTCAATCAAGCCGGTAAAGTTGTCGCTGTCAAAAAAGGTACGACGGGCAATATGTATGCAATCAAGTACTTGAAAAAAGCAAAAATCTTGCTCTTTGACAAAGAAAATACTGCGGTACTAGAAGTCATCCAAAAAAGAGCAGATGCCTTTATTTATGATCAACTCACCATCTATAGAGAGTGGGAAAAACACAAGAAAACAACCGTAGCCCTACTCAAACCCATCTCGAAAAATCATGGTTATTGGGGTGTGGCGATGCGTAAAAACGATAAAGAGCTCAAAGCTAAAGTTGATGCCTTTATCACACAAGCCAAAAAAGATGGTACTTTTGACAAACTCGCCAACAAATACCTAAAAAATGCAAAAGAAAAATTTACAGAACTTAATATACCGTTTTTCTTTTAG
- a CDS encoding amino acid ABC transporter permease, which translates to MDFFIQKNDFQEEENLKVKVYLFNFFFLAIIMILFFYLMFSYTQYDFNWSNIYEYKQKFISGFLTTIYISFFALILSFFIGLFFAYGQNSKIILLRFFSRFYVEVIRGTPLLVQILIFFYVFAANIGLDNRYIAGTLILAIFSGAYISEIIRAGIFSIQKEQYETSLSLGFTIFQTYRYIIFPQAYKRIIPPLTGQFASIIKDSSLLSIISVNEFTMNAQEVNAYTFSTLESYIPLAIGYLLLTYPISLYARHLEKKMKD; encoded by the coding sequence ATAGATTTTTTTATACAAAAAAATGATTTTCAAGAAGAGGAAAACCTAAAAGTCAAGGTTTACCTCTTCAATTTTTTCTTTTTAGCCATCATCATGATACTCTTTTTTTATCTCATGTTTAGCTATACACAATATGATTTTAATTGGTCTAATATCTACGAATACAAGCAAAAATTTATCAGTGGTTTCTTGACTACGATTTATATATCGTTTTTTGCGCTTATCTTGAGTTTCTTTATCGGACTCTTTTTTGCATACGGTCAAAATTCGAAAATTATCCTCTTGCGATTTTTCTCCAGATTCTATGTCGAAGTCATCAGAGGTACGCCTCTATTGGTTCAAATTTTGATATTTTTTTATGTGTTTGCTGCCAATATAGGATTGGATAATCGCTATATCGCGGGCACCTTGATCTTGGCAATTTTTTCAGGAGCCTACATCAGTGAAATCATCAGAGCGGGAATCTTTAGTATCCAAAAAGAGCAATACGAGACCTCATTATCACTTGGTTTTACAATATTTCAGACCTATAGATACATCATCTTTCCGCAAGCGTATAAGCGTATCATTCCACCGCTGACTGGGCAATTTGCATCGATTATCAAGGACTCTTCGCTACTCTCAATCATATCTGTGAACGAGTTCACCATGAATGCGCAAGAAGTCAATGCCTATACCTTCTCAACCTTAGAGAGTTATATCCCACTTGCCATTGGATACTTGCTATTGACCTATCCTATCTCATTGTATGCGCGACACTTAGAAAAAAAGATGAAGGATTAG
- the fliP gene encoding flagellar type III secretion system pore protein FliP (The bacterial flagellar biogenesis protein FliP forms a type III secretion system (T3SS)-type pore required for flagellar assembly.) codes for MKKYIFIILLFSASVLFGADTIPTVNLSLSAPNTPEQLVSSLNLLVLLTILVLAPSILFVMTSFLRLIIVFSFLRQALGTQQMPPSNILVSLALVLTFFIMQPVATKSYNEAIKPYLAKQIGYQVAFERAAKPFKAFMVRNTREKDLALFFRIRKLENPKNIEDIPLTIAVPAFMISELKTAFEIGFLLYLPFLVIDMVVSSILMSMGMMMLPPVMISLPFKLLIFVLVDGWNLLIGSLVKSFH; via the coding sequence GTGAAAAAATATATCTTTATCATTTTATTATTCTCTGCTAGTGTTCTCTTTGGTGCCGATACGATACCGACTGTGAATCTCTCACTCAGTGCTCCTAATACGCCAGAACAACTCGTCAGCAGTCTAAATCTGCTGGTGTTATTGACGATTTTGGTCTTGGCTCCTTCGATTTTATTTGTCATGACAAGTTTTTTGCGACTTATCATCGTTTTTTCTTTCCTGCGACAAGCACTGGGTACCCAACAAATGCCACCCAGCAATATCTTGGTTTCGTTGGCTTTAGTGTTGACATTTTTCATCATGCAACCAGTCGCTACAAAATCTTATAATGAAGCCATCAAACCCTACCTTGCCAAACAGATAGGCTATCAGGTTGCATTTGAGCGTGCTGCGAAGCCTTTTAAAGCTTTTATGGTGCGTAATACAAGAGAAAAAGATTTGGCACTTTTCTTTAGAATCCGCAAATTAGAGAATCCAAAAAATATTGAAGATATTCCTCTTACTATCGCCGTACCGGCATTTATGATTAGTGAACTCAAAACCGCATTTGAGATTGGATTTTTACTCTACTTGCCATTTTTGGTTATCGATATGGTAGTGAGTTCGATTTTGATGAGTATGGGGATGATGATGCTCCCACCTGTCATGATTTCTTTGCCATTTAAGCTTTTAATCTTCGTGTTGGTGGATGGTTGGAATCTACTGATAGGAAGCTTAGTTAAAAGCTTCCACTAA
- a CDS encoding flagellar motor protein MotB, with the protein MRKKAKPCDCPKCLPAWLAAFGDLMSLLLCFFVLLLSMSTMDAKKVQEAIGSLAGALSVLEGGTKTEISRERQQQTSLIRNEKQTPSSAKSNIEKTILEVNQMLKATGSPQVVLEESQKGFVIRLPGALLFKPGSAVIENEDAILFLKRISLIIEKLPKDLHINVIGYTDNTAPDVQSAFRDNWDLSSARGVSVVKELIKDNVSPKRLMASGKAQYDPIASNTTEEGRTKNRRVELSFFTVGNTDKSIAQKSILDMNQQSK; encoded by the coding sequence ATGAGGAAAAAAGCCAAACCATGTGATTGTCCAAAATGTTTGCCTGCTTGGCTTGCTGCATTTGGCGATTTGATGTCCTTACTATTATGTTTTTTTGTGTTACTCCTCTCGATGTCTACGATGGATGCCAAAAAAGTTCAAGAGGCAATTGGCTCTTTGGCTGGAGCTTTGAGTGTTCTTGAAGGTGGCACCAAGACTGAAATCAGTCGCGAACGACAACAACAAACCTCGCTTATTCGCAATGAAAAACAGACTCCAAGCAGTGCTAAGTCAAATATAGAAAAAACGATTTTAGAAGTCAATCAAATGTTAAAAGCAACCGGTTCTCCACAAGTGGTACTTGAAGAGTCTCAAAAAGGATTTGTCATCAGACTTCCGGGTGCTTTGTTGTTTAAACCAGGATCGGCTGTAATTGAAAATGAAGATGCTATCCTCTTTTTGAAACGTATCTCACTGATTATCGAAAAATTACCTAAAGATTTACATATTAATGTGATTGGATACACTGACAATACCGCTCCTGATGTGCAAAGTGCCTTCCGAGATAATTGGGATTTATCAAGCGCACGAGGCGTGAGTGTGGTCAAAGAGTTAATCAAAGATAATGTATCACCAAAGCGATTGATGGCATCAGGAAAAGCACAATATGACCCTATAGCCTCAAATACGACAGAAGAGGGTAGAACCAAAAATCGACGCGTTGAATTGAGCTTTTTTACAGTTGGCAATACAGATAAAAGTATCGCCCAAAAAAGTATCTTAGATATGAATCAGCAAAGTAAATAG
- a CDS encoding motility protein A has translation MDLGTIVGLVLTLSLLLGAMAMGVGLGPYIDIPSLLIVFGGTTGVLLVGFKMEQMKNLAKYFMIAVKPPQIDTPELIKKMIEYSTKARRDGILSLENDANNEENEFLKKGLSMAVDGNEPDTIRELLEVDMEQSSERHKANAQIFAQMGGFSGAMGMIGTLIGLVAMLLNMSDPSAIGPSMAVALITTLYGAMIGNIIGAPIANILQVRDSDEILVKTLIIEGIMAIQSGDNPRTLEGKLLSFLPPKERESQFN, from the coding sequence ATGGACTTGGGAACAATTGTCGGTTTGGTTCTGACGTTATCGTTGCTTTTGGGCGCTATGGCTATGGGTGTAGGTCTTGGTCCTTATATTGATATACCGTCTCTTTTGATTGTTTTTGGCGGTACGACAGGTGTCCTTTTGGTGGGCTTCAAGATGGAACAGATGAAAAATCTCGCCAAGTATTTTATGATTGCGGTGAAACCTCCACAAATTGATACGCCTGAATTGATTAAAAAAATGATAGAATACTCCACAAAAGCACGACGTGATGGTATTTTGTCATTGGAAAATGATGCCAACAACGAAGAGAATGAATTTTTGAAAAAAGGGCTTTCTATGGCCGTTGATGGTAATGAACCTGATACCATCCGTGAACTCTTGGAAGTGGATATGGAACAATCCAGCGAACGTCACAAAGCTAATGCTCAGATATTTGCGCAAATGGGTGGATTCTCAGGAGCCATGGGGATGATTGGGACGCTGATAGGATTGGTTGCCATGCTTTTAAATATGTCAGACCCATCAGCAATCGGACCTTCGATGGCGGTGGCGTTGATTACGACACTTTATGGTGCGATGATTGGAAATATCATCGGTGCTCCAATCGCCAATATCCTACAAGTGCGAGATAGTGATGAAATTCTGGTCAAAACATTGATTATAGAAGGGATTATGGCGATACAATCGGGTGATAATCCAAGAACATTAGAAGGAAAATTATTGTCATTTCTCCCTCCAAAAGAGCGAGAAAGTCAATTTAATTAG